In Thermococcus sp., a genomic segment contains:
- a CDS encoding DUF2202 domain-containing protein gives MKRRYALFVMVVLVSGVLASGCIGTSETSTTSTESPVPTNTVPLVADSNGNVNTNDLQSYIDSLPAEPLTDAEKEGLLYMVEEEKLAHDVYTKLYEKWGLQIFANIAKSETTHVESVRMLLKKYNLTDPTASEGIGEFQNKELQALYDQLIEMGMKSEVDALKVGALIEETDIKDLQEWISKTNKIDIITVYENLMMGSRNHLRSFVGQLENRGVTYEPQVLPKDEYEAIINSPMETGGSGQGNGNKP, from the coding sequence GTGAAGAGGCGCTACGCCCTCTTCGTGATGGTTGTCCTCGTATCGGGAGTTCTCGCCTCAGGGTGCATTGGAACGAGCGAGACCTCAACGACCTCCACTGAGAGTCCGGTGCCAACGAACACCGTTCCGCTCGTGGCGGACTCAAACGGCAACGTGAACACCAACGATCTCCAGTCCTACATAGACTCCCTCCCTGCGGAACCGCTGACTGACGCAGAAAAGGAGGGACTCCTGTACATGGTGGAGGAGGAGAAGCTCGCCCACGACGTTTACACCAAGCTCTACGAGAAGTGGGGACTCCAGATCTTCGCCAACATCGCCAAGAGCGAAACGACCCACGTTGAATCGGTGAGGATGCTGCTCAAAAAGTACAACCTGACCGACCCGACCGCCAGTGAGGGCATCGGCGAGTTCCAGAACAAGGAGCTCCAGGCCCTCTACGACCAGCTCATTGAGATGGGCATGAAGAGCGAGGTCGATGCGCTCAAGGTCGGCGCGCTGATAGAGGAGACGGACATAAAGGACCTCCAGGAATGGATATCGAAGACGAACAAGATAGACATCATAACCGTCTACGAGAACCTCATGATGGGGAGCAGGAACCACCTGAGGTCCTTCGTCGGACAGCTGGAGAACAGAGGGGTGACCTACGAGCCGCAGGTTCTCCCCAAGGACGAGTATGAGGCGATAATCAACAGCCCGATGGAGACCGGCGGTAGCGGCCAGGGAAACGGCAACAAGCCGTGA
- a CDS encoding DUF4405 domain-containing protein, with translation MSAKLRMWVSLILFVLWLITGISGVFLLIGPLAARLGVSLPVSLMDTVHTYVGFAFFGLSVVHLALNWPAMKSYFRRLAR, from the coding sequence ATGAGTGCAAAGCTAAGGATGTGGGTGTCGCTGATACTCTTCGTCCTCTGGCTGATAACGGGCATAAGCGGTGTCTTCCTCCTCATAGGCCCCCTCGCCGCGAGGCTGGGAGTCTCGTTGCCCGTGTCACTGATGGACACGGTCCATACGTACGTAGGTTTCGCGTTCTTCGGCCTCTCGGTGGTGCACCTTGCCCTCAACTGGCCCGCGATGAAGAGCTACTTCCGCAGGCTCGCCCGGTGA
- a CDS encoding carbon-nitrogen hydrolase family protein, with protein sequence MRVALVPMRVEVGNFNANWVEFERRFDEALDHNPDFIVFPEYCLTGFEEWDFSGAELYGEIVERVSSLARENGVYVVFGLLEPYKNCVYNSALLIGRDGGVLLKHRKFQEPMKFCTGNTVRTARTEFGKVAIIICGDLYNKRIMKWVRRKRPDYLFVPMEYSPEYGKPNEEDVEAMADRVRLLGVRAFIVNSYPPGGAWVFDENGNLLAESRGDEMIVWKGE encoded by the coding sequence ATGAGGGTGGCCTTGGTTCCAATGAGGGTTGAGGTTGGAAACTTCAACGCCAACTGGGTTGAGTTCGAGAGGCGCTTCGACGAGGCTTTGGACCATAACCCCGACTTCATAGTGTTTCCCGAGTACTGTCTCACCGGCTTCGAGGAGTGGGACTTCAGCGGGGCAGAGCTTTACGGCGAAATAGTTGAGCGGGTAAGTTCGCTCGCGAGGGAAAACGGCGTTTACGTCGTCTTCGGCCTCCTTGAGCCATACAAAAACTGCGTTTACAACTCCGCCCTCCTAATCGGCAGGGACGGAGGGGTTCTCCTCAAGCACCGCAAGTTCCAGGAGCCGATGAAGTTCTGCACGGGCAACACAGTCAGGACGGCAAGAACGGAGTTCGGGAAGGTGGCGATAATCATCTGCGGCGACCTCTACAACAAGAGGATAATGAAATGGGTGAGGCGGAAAAGGCCGGATTACCTCTTTGTGCCGATGGAGTACTCGCCGGAATATGGAAAACCGAACGAGGAGGACGTTGAGGCGATGGCTGACCGGGTTAGGCTCCTCGGCGTTAGGGCTTTCATCGTGAACAGCTATCCCCCAGGAGGTGCCTGGGTCTTCGACGAGAACGGGAACCTTCTTGCGGAAAGCAGAGGAGATGAAATGATCGTCTGGAAGGGAGAATAA
- a CDS encoding carotenoid biosynthesis protein — protein sequence MSNRLKAALLLILLANILKKSPVYLLLYFLAFALFSRREWKSLPSLVGLGIFIGFLAELVGTHLCLPFGCYEYVNLQPQLFGVALFVPLAWAIFGSVAYLAAGFLFSRKTVRILFASILMVVFDLSIDPIMTSWDAWVWIRTTSLNWFGIPWTNYLGWFLVSLIIFYLYERLSDPSICSCLKRFGPGIYLLETLTFALYAPEDVKMPTLIAFALSFILLVPLTVRRLKNEGGLGSNEG from the coding sequence ATGAGCAATCGTTTAAAGGCCGCGCTCCTGTTGATCCTGCTTGCAAATATTCTGAAGAAATCTCCAGTGTACCTTCTCCTGTACTTCCTGGCGTTTGCACTTTTCTCGCGGAGGGAGTGGAAGAGCCTGCCCTCTCTAGTGGGTCTGGGGATTTTCATAGGGTTCCTCGCCGAACTCGTTGGAACGCATCTCTGTCTCCCCTTCGGCTGCTACGAGTACGTGAACCTTCAGCCACAGCTCTTCGGCGTCGCTCTCTTCGTACCACTAGCATGGGCAATATTCGGCTCCGTTGCCTATCTGGCGGCGGGCTTCCTGTTTTCGAGGAAAACCGTCCGGATTCTCTTTGCTTCGATCCTGATGGTGGTCTTTGACCTCTCTATAGACCCCATAATGACCTCCTGGGACGCCTGGGTTTGGATAAGGACGACGTCCCTTAACTGGTTTGGCATCCCCTGGACGAACTACCTCGGCTGGTTTCTCGTCTCGCTCATAATATTCTACCTTTACGAACGACTTTCGGATCCTTCAATATGTTCGTGCCTCAAGCGCTTCGGACCGGGCATATACCTTCTTGAAACACTCACCTTTGCCCTGTATGCTCCAGAGGACGTAAAAATGCCCACGCTAATTGCTTTTGCACTGTCATTCATTCTGCTGGTTCCATTAACGGTAAGGAGGCTCAAGAATGAGGGTGGCCTTGGTTCCAATGAGGGTTGA
- a CDS encoding DUF2202 domain-containing protein, giving the protein MLGKKTFGLLLMGVVLLGVFSAGCITGDSATTTETVTSSTYGVEAAPQGPPSNVTAGGAMDMYSTDYIASLPSEDLSVDEIQAILYMREEEKLARDVYLTLYDQWGIPIFNNIARSEQTHMDMVLALIDKYNLTDPAADKDIGEFENPELQALYDQLIEEGMKSEEAALAVGALIEEVDIKDLQDWLDKTDNQDVEYVFENLMMGSRNHLRAFTGVLARQYGVTYEPQVLPQDEYEAIINSPMENGMTTG; this is encoded by the coding sequence ATGTTGGGAAAGAAAACCTTTGGACTGCTCCTTATGGGGGTCGTCCTGCTGGGAGTGTTCAGTGCGGGGTGTATAACGGGCGACTCGGCCACAACCACCGAGACTGTGACCAGCTCAACCTACGGCGTCGAAGCGGCCCCACAGGGCCCTCCATCAAACGTGACTGCTGGCGGTGCGATGGATATGTACAGCACTGATTACATAGCATCCCTCCCTTCGGAAGACCTCAGCGTGGATGAAATACAGGCCATCCTCTACATGCGCGAGGAGGAGAAGCTCGCCAGGGACGTCTACCTCACCCTCTACGACCAGTGGGGGATTCCGATATTCAACAACATAGCGAGGAGCGAGCAGACCCATATGGACATGGTGCTGGCGCTGATAGACAAGTACAACCTGACCGATCCTGCCGCGGACAAGGACATCGGCGAGTTTGAGAACCCCGAGCTTCAGGCCCTCTACGACCAGCTCATCGAGGAGGGTATGAAGAGCGAGGAGGCGGCACTCGCGGTTGGTGCCCTCATAGAGGAGGTTGACATCAAGGACCTGCAGGACTGGCTGGACAAAACCGACAACCAGGACGTCGAGTACGTCTTCGAGAACCTCATGATGGGGAGCAGGAACCACCTGAGGGCATTCACAGGAGTACTCGCGAGGCAGTACGGCGTGACCTACGAGCCGCAGGTTCTGCCGCAGGACGAGTATGAGGCAATAATCAACAGTCCGATGGAGAACGGAATGACCACGGGATGA
- a CDS encoding class I SAM-dependent methyltransferase gives MFQNLGYTDVPLYEKTRDEYDIESERGQERFRELMELLSKHLPVRSGRALDIGCNAGLSSFVLEELGFEVIGIDIQEKAVERAKELAKKRGSKVKFYVMDAKNLNFKENTFDLVALLGSPLPHFSIYDLDEIVRESHRVLKAKRAIVIEYADNLRGLYSWYRDVFVEGPLVSIRESIDFIKGSERRFFIELAGETIFIVEFYLWSPWILEFILRKAGFEVRSYPINEKMIVTVGMKP, from the coding sequence ATGTTCCAGAACCTTGGTTACACGGACGTTCCACTCTATGAAAAAACCCGAGACGAGTACGATATTGAGAGCGAGAGGGGCCAGGAGAGATTTAGAGAACTCATGGAGCTTCTGTCAAAGCACTTACCCGTTAGGAGCGGTAGAGCTTTGGACATTGGCTGCAACGCTGGGTTAAGCAGTTTTGTCTTAGAGGAGCTTGGTTTTGAAGTTATTGGGATAGATATTCAAGAAAAAGCTGTTGAGCGTGCCAAAGAGCTAGCCAAAAAGAGAGGCTCAAAGGTGAAATTTTATGTTATGGATGCTAAAAATCTAAACTTCAAAGAAAACACCTTTGACCTCGTGGCTCTGCTTGGCTCTCCTTTACCCCACTTCAGTATTTATGACCTCGATGAAATTGTGAGGGAATCACATCGCGTCTTAAAGGCGAAGCGAGCCATTGTAATCGAATACGCGGATAATCTCAGGGGACTTTACAGCTGGTACAGGGACGTTTTTGTTGAGGGCCCACTTGTTTCTATCCGAGAGAGCATTGATTTCATCAAAGGCAGTGAAAGAAGGTTCTTTATCGAGTTGGCAGGGGAGACTATATTTATCGTTGAGTTCTACCTCTGGTCACCGTGGATTCTTGAATTCATCCTGCGAAAGGCGGGTTTTGAAGTGAGAAGCTACCCTATAAACGAGAAAATGATTGTGACTGTGGGGATGAAACCATGA